From Hydractinia symbiolongicarpus strain clone_291-10 chromosome 12, HSymV2.1, whole genome shotgun sequence, one genomic window encodes:
- the LOC130621220 gene encoding tigger transposable element-derived protein 4-like, which yields MAAAQTTSRKKTVLTIKEKYLALKELEKEGTTKKSIAKKYGVPPNTLSYWVKNKSDIFTKYESGQYGVKRQKLSSGKYDNIDKAVYKWFVNARERTVPISGQIIREKALDFAKQFNEPDFKASEGWLDRWKYRQNIIYRIISGEEKSCTPGMTASWEETHLPTILSRYDLQDIFNADEFGLFYQMLPTNTYHAKGERCAGGKFSKVRLTGLAAGNALGEKLPMFVIGKSVTPRCFKGVRSLPCQYKAQKKAWMDSEIFTDYVKKLDVKFETAGRKIVLIIDNCPAHPEVTGLKAVELVFLPPNTTSKTQPMDQGVIRALKAYYRSNLVKRQIKFIDGGKEVPKINILEGMQILVKSWDAVSKDTVKNCFKKAGISKEAQITSLNDADDPFKSLSDSISELKKREVDGDIFNADDFVDIDFEVCTSKSIELTDEEIVEIVLNEDKDQNSPNLEDDDDDEIEAHDIPPKKPKQSELEEALELLERWSLFDENGLEIRKQLNMITRTCQKHYIDSHNQQYAISKNTSWQRSSATSLRRLRRRSKLYVIRHLQNVLAS from the exons ATGGCAGCCGCTCAgacaacgtcaaggaagaaaacTGTTCTGACgatcaaagaaaaatatcttgctttgaaagagcttgaaaaagaAGGAACAACTAAAAAGTCTATTGCTAAAAAGTATGGTGTCCCACCTAACACACTTTCATACTGGGTTAAGAATAAAAGTGACATTTTTACCAAGTATGAATCAGGCCAGTATGGAGTTAAAAGACAAAAGCTTTCTTCCGGAAAATACGATAACATTGATAAAGCAGTTTACAAGTGGTTCGTTAACGCTCGTGAAAGAACTGTGCCGATTAGTGGTCAAATCATTCGAGAAAAAGCATTGGATTTTGCAAAGCAATTCAACGAACCTGATTTTAAAGCTTCAGAAGGCTGGCTAGACAGATGGAAGTACAGGCAAAACATCATTTACAGAATTATTTCTGGAGAGGAAAAGTCTTGTACACCAGGGATGACAGCAAGCTGGGAAGAAACACACCTGCCAACCATTTTGTCACGCTATGATTTACAAGACATTTTCAATGCTGATGAATTCGGCTTGTTCTACCAGATGCTTCCAACAAATACCTATCATGCCAAAGGTGAAAGATGTGCTGGTGGAAAGTTCAGCAAAGTTCGTTTAACAGGACTTGCAGCAGGAAATGCCCTAGGTGAAAAGTTGCCCATGTTCGTTATCGGAAAATCGGTTACACCGCGCTGTTTCAAAGGAGTCAGAAGTCTTCCCTGTCAGTACAAAGCTCAAAAGAAGGCCTGGATGGATTCTGAAATCTTTACCGATTATGTGAAAAAACTCGATGTTAAATTTGAAACTGCGGGTCGAAAAATTGTCTTGATAATTGACAATTGCCCAGCTCATCCAGAAGTCACTGGTCTTAAAGCAGTAGAATTAGTTTTTCTACCACCAAATACAACGTCTAAGACCCAGCCCATGGATCAAGGTGTAATCCGAGCATTGAAGGCATATTACCGGTCAAATCTTGTGAAACGTCAAATAAAGTTCATTGACGGCGGTAAAGAGGTCcctaaaattaacattcttgaagGGATGCAAATCTTGGTCAAATCATGGGACGCTGTTTCAAAAGACACCGTTAAAAACTGCTTTAAGAAGGCAGGCATCTCAAAAGAAGCACAGATCACGAGTCTCAATGATGCTGATGACCCATTTAAATCTCTTTCTGACAGCATAAGCGAgttgaaaaaaagagaagttgACGGCGACATCTTTAACGCAGATGATTTTGTGGATATTGATTTTGAGGTATGCACGAGTAAATCAATTGAATTGACTGATGAGGAAATCGTGGAAATCGTACTTAATGAGGACAAAGATCAAAACTCGCCGAATCTCgaagatgacgatgatgatgaaattgaggCACATGACATCCCCCCGAAGAAGCCAAAGCAGTCAGAGTTGGAAGAGGCCTTAGAATTGTTGGAAAGATGGTCTTTGTTTGACGAGAATGGTCTTGAAATCAGAAAGCAGTTAAACATGATAACACGTACATGTCAAAAACACTACATCGata gccataaccaac AGTACGCAATAAGCAAAAATACTTCATGGCAAAGAAGCAGCGCAACGTCTCTAAGAAGATTAAGAAGGCGTTCGAAGTTATACGTAATTCGACATCTACAAAATGTTTTAGCAAGTTAG